A region from the Agrobacterium cucumeris genome encodes:
- a CDS encoding ABC transporter ATP-binding protein: MTPQSLELSGIGKGFGADDVLKEIDLSIRPGEFLSLVGMSGCGKSTLLRIIAGLETPDRGSVSIGGQDVTEIDPSDRNLAMVFQSYALYPHMNVRQNIATPLRMRRLPFAARLPLIGRMMAQAETLREIDAAVEQAAETLQIAHLLDRKPAQLSGGQRQRVALARALVRSPAAFLMDEPLSNLDAKLRAHMREELAGLHRRLGATFIYVTHDQIEAMTMSDRIALMSEGRIEQLGTPDELYRKPATLTVARFIGTPSINLLPVEIDTLGKISAFGRDLGIDTAARDAGPATLGLRAEDLRPSAEGFAVRVVRCETHGADRFVSCRLLSDETVAITLRQGAGEALEADAHGVLNLGFAPERAHLFAADGLRRKTTVRERVPA; this comes from the coding sequence ATGACGCCACAATCACTTGAGCTTTCAGGAATCGGCAAAGGCTTCGGGGCTGACGATGTTCTGAAAGAGATCGATCTCTCCATCCGTCCCGGAGAGTTTTTGTCCCTCGTCGGCATGTCTGGCTGCGGCAAGTCCACGCTGCTGCGCATCATTGCCGGGCTGGAAACGCCGGATCGTGGTTCGGTGTCGATCGGCGGGCAGGACGTGACGGAGATCGATCCGAGCGATCGCAATCTGGCGATGGTGTTCCAGTCCTACGCGCTTTATCCCCATATGAATGTCCGCCAGAACATCGCGACGCCGCTGCGCATGCGGCGTCTGCCGTTTGCCGCGCGCCTGCCGCTGATCGGACGCATGATGGCGCAAGCCGAAACGTTGCGCGAGATCGATGCCGCCGTCGAACAGGCGGCCGAGACCCTGCAGATCGCGCATCTGCTGGACCGCAAGCCGGCGCAGCTTTCCGGTGGCCAGCGCCAGCGTGTTGCGCTCGCCCGGGCGCTGGTGCGCTCGCCCGCCGCATTTCTGATGGACGAGCCGCTTTCCAACCTCGATGCCAAGCTTCGCGCCCATATGCGCGAGGAGCTTGCCGGGCTGCATCGGCGGCTGGGTGCAACGTTCATCTACGTCACCCACGACCAGATTGAAGCCATGACCATGTCCGACCGTATCGCGTTGATGTCGGAAGGCCGCATCGAGCAGCTCGGTACGCCGGATGAGCTTTACCGGAAGCCTGCAACGCTGACTGTCGCGCGCTTCATCGGCACGCCTTCCATCAATCTGCTGCCGGTCGAAATCGATACACTCGGCAAGATCAGCGCTTTCGGTCGTGATCTGGGCATCGACACCGCAGCTCGCGACGCCGGCCCTGCCACCCTCGGCCTGCGCGCCGAAGATCTGCGTCCGAGTGCCGAAGGTTTTGCCGTGCGCGTGGTCCGCTGCGAAACCCACGGGGCGGATCGCTTCGTCAGCTGCCGTCTTCTCAGCGACGAGACGGTTGCGATCACCCTGCGTCAGGGTGCGGGCGAAGCACTGGAGGCTGATGCGCATGGCGTGCTGAACCTCGGTTTTGCTCCGGAACGCGCTCATCTTTTTGCCGCCGATGGCCTGCGCCGCAAGACGACGGTGCGTGAGCGGGTGCCGGCATGA
- a CDS encoding ABC transporter substrate-binding protein, with product MKLNRRAVVSGLALGMAFAGLAQPALANEITLNVLYNLPGFTKFHQPLADEFMKKNPDVKINFLAPAAGYNEGQQQVLRSAVTGNLPDVYFSGYNLTAELVHTLAPRNQITDLGPFIQAEGGQAFLDKNYSPKMAALGQIDGKQYGLPVNASSPIIYINADLVTKAGGDPDKMPTTFPELIALAKKIKALDAKFAGMSYDINGWPDDWLWQALVFEQGGKLVDEKTKTVAFDNEIGLNALKMARQFVTEGGQNLLDWDQSRQQFGAGLTGFIFSTPAHVQTIQGLVGDRFKLKTATFPLDNKEKGGVPTGGNSAVILTQEKAKQDAAWKYLKWITGPEAQNTIVRITGYLPTNKLATGPDFLAPYYVENPNVKTASLQADRSLPWAGYPGGDSVRIWRTQRDIIGTVMRGEVTPEAGLKQVVEQTNALLK from the coding sequence ATGAAACTCAACCGACGCGCTGTGGTGAGCGGTCTGGCCCTCGGCATGGCTTTTGCAGGCCTTGCACAGCCGGCTCTGGCCAATGAAATCACGCTCAACGTTCTCTACAACCTGCCGGGCTTCACCAAGTTCCATCAGCCGCTGGCCGATGAATTCATGAAGAAGAACCCGGATGTGAAGATCAACTTCCTCGCCCCGGCCGCAGGCTACAATGAAGGCCAGCAGCAGGTTCTGCGCTCTGCCGTCACGGGCAATCTGCCTGACGTTTATTTCTCGGGTTACAACCTGACGGCGGAACTGGTTCACACGCTCGCACCGCGCAACCAGATTACCGATCTCGGCCCGTTCATTCAGGCTGAAGGCGGTCAGGCCTTCCTCGACAAGAACTACAGCCCGAAGATGGCCGCTCTCGGCCAGATCGACGGCAAGCAGTACGGCCTGCCGGTCAACGCTTCCTCGCCGATCATCTACATCAACGCCGACCTCGTCACCAAGGCTGGCGGCGACCCGGACAAGATGCCGACCACCTTCCCGGAGCTCATCGCTCTCGCCAAGAAGATCAAGGCACTCGATGCCAAGTTTGCCGGCATGAGCTACGACATCAACGGCTGGCCGGATGACTGGTTGTGGCAGGCGCTGGTGTTCGAACAGGGGGGCAAACTCGTTGACGAAAAGACCAAGACCGTTGCCTTCGACAATGAGATCGGCCTCAACGCCCTGAAGATGGCTCGCCAGTTCGTCACTGAAGGTGGTCAGAACCTGCTCGACTGGGATCAGTCCCGCCAGCAGTTCGGTGCAGGCCTCACCGGCTTCATCTTCTCGACCCCGGCCCACGTTCAGACGATCCAGGGCCTGGTTGGCGACCGCTTCAAGCTGAAGACGGCAACCTTCCCGCTCGACAACAAGGAAAAGGGCGGCGTGCCGACCGGCGGCAACTCTGCCGTTATCCTGACGCAGGAAAAAGCCAAGCAGGACGCTGCCTGGAAATATCTGAAGTGGATCACCGGTCCGGAAGCGCAGAACACCATCGTTCGCATCACCGGTTACCTGCCGACCAACAAGCTGGCAACCGGCCCGGACTTCCTCGCTCCCTATTATGTCGAGAACCCGAATGTGAAGACCGCTTCGCTTCAGGCTGACCGTTCGCTGCCATGGGCCGGTTATCCGGGTGGTGATTCCGTCCGCATCTGGCGCACCCAGCGCGACATCATCGGCACCGTCATGCGCGGTGAAGTGACGCCGGAAGCCGGTCTCAAGCAGGTTGTCGAGCAGACCAACGCCCTGCTGAAATAA
- a CDS encoding acetyl-CoA hydrolase/transferase family protein, producing MLEKRIRNASLLNRIVSAEEAASLIQDGMTVGMSGFTRAGEAKAVPLALAERAKSHPMKITLMTGASLGNDLDKTMVEAGMLARRMPFQSDPALRKAINDGKVMFIDQHLSETVEQLRGGQIHGVDVAIVEAVAITAEGGIVPTTSVGNSASFAILADKVIVEINLSQPEVLEGLHDIFIPAKRPTRMPIPVVATDSRVGLPFIPVPPEKIAAIVLSDKSDSFSTVLPPDDETKAIAGHLTEFLLNEVRHGRMTHELQPLQAGIGTIANAVMHGFIDTPFHDLKMYSEVLQDSTFELFDAGKLTFASGSSITLSSAMNERVMPRLADYKSRLILRPQEVSNHPEVIRRLGIIGINTALEFDIYGNVNSTHVGGTHMMNGIGGSGDFARNAYMSIFVTKSIAKGGAISSVVPMVSHVDHTEHDVDILVTETGLADLRGLAPRERAAVIIANCVHPSYRNALTDYFQRAAARGGHTPHLIEEALSWHNALRERGTMLPQ from the coding sequence ATGCTTGAAAAGCGTATCCGCAACGCGTCCCTCTTGAACCGGATCGTCAGCGCTGAAGAGGCCGCCAGTCTCATTCAGGATGGCATGACTGTCGGCATGAGCGGTTTTACGCGCGCTGGTGAAGCCAAGGCCGTGCCGCTGGCGCTGGCCGAGCGCGCCAAGTCGCATCCCATGAAGATTACCCTGATGACCGGCGCTTCCCTCGGCAACGATCTCGACAAGACCATGGTCGAGGCCGGCATGCTGGCGCGGCGCATGCCGTTCCAGTCCGATCCTGCTTTGCGCAAGGCAATCAACGACGGCAAGGTGATGTTCATCGATCAGCATCTTTCGGAAACGGTGGAGCAGTTGCGCGGCGGTCAGATCCACGGCGTCGATGTTGCCATTGTCGAAGCTGTGGCAATCACGGCGGAAGGCGGTATCGTCCCCACCACCTCGGTCGGCAATTCCGCAAGCTTCGCCATTCTGGCCGATAAGGTCATCGTTGAGATCAACCTGTCGCAGCCCGAAGTGCTGGAGGGGCTGCACGACATCTTCATTCCCGCCAAACGCCCGACCCGCATGCCCATTCCTGTCGTGGCGACGGACAGCCGTGTCGGCCTGCCATTCATTCCGGTCCCGCCGGAAAAGATCGCCGCCATCGTGCTGAGCGACAAAAGCGACAGCTTTTCGACGGTGCTGCCGCCGGATGACGAAACCAAGGCGATTGCCGGCCATCTCACCGAATTCCTGCTGAACGAGGTTCGTCATGGCCGCATGACCCACGAACTCCAGCCACTCCAGGCCGGCATCGGCACCATTGCCAATGCGGTGATGCATGGTTTCATCGATACGCCGTTTCATGATCTCAAAATGTATTCGGAAGTCCTGCAGGATTCGACCTTCGAGCTTTTCGATGCGGGCAAGCTCACCTTCGCTTCCGGTTCGTCGATCACGCTCTCCTCCGCCATGAATGAACGGGTCATGCCGCGGCTGGCAGACTACAAGAGCCGGCTGATCCTTCGCCCGCAGGAAGTCAGCAATCATCCGGAAGTCATCCGCCGCCTCGGCATCATCGGCATCAACACGGCGCTGGAATTCGATATTTACGGCAACGTCAATTCCACCCATGTCGGCGGAACGCATATGATGAACGGCATCGGCGGCTCGGGGGATTTCGCCCGCAATGCCTATATGTCGATCTTCGTCACCAAGTCGATTGCCAAGGGTGGGGCCATCTCCAGCGTCGTTCCGATGGTCAGCCATGTCGACCACACCGAACATGATGTCGATATTCTCGTCACCGAAACCGGGCTGGCTGACCTGCGCGGTCTCGCTCCGCGCGAGCGAGCGGCCGTTATCATCGCAAACTGCGTGCATCCCAGCTATCGCAATGCGCTGACGGATTATTTCCAGCGGGCGGCGGCCCGGGGCGGGCACACGCCACATCTCATCGAAGAGGCGCTGTCCTGGCATAATGCGCTTCGGGAAAGAGGAACGATGTTGCCGCAGTAA
- a CDS encoding carbohydrate ABC transporter permease has protein sequence MTVVDASTIVRAKSRPRLSKADRRMIWRGLMFAAPASLLLLAIYIVPMLVLAGFSVTDYQLGALSTRFVGLGNFAKAFQDPVFLRALANTAIYAVIVIPFGVFLALGVALLVYNRKRSRAFWEVAYFLPVTATLVAMATVWQFLLHPSLGPVNAAIKWLGFEPVAFLSNPVLLIPTMALIGIWQVLGFNMVLFLAGLTAISKDLHEAARLDGAKNPIDRFLTVTWPMLGPTTMFVVVTTSISAFKVFETVAVLTKGRFGSETLLFDLYLEGFEYSNTGYAAALTIIFLAIVLVLSIGQTLHMDRKVHY, from the coding sequence ATGACGGTTGTAGATGCTTCCACGATTGTGCGTGCCAAATCCCGTCCACGCCTGTCGAAGGCGGACCGGCGGATGATCTGGCGCGGCCTGATGTTCGCCGCCCCGGCAAGCCTGCTGCTTCTGGCCATCTATATTGTTCCGATGCTGGTTCTCGCCGGTTTTTCCGTCACGGATTACCAGCTCGGCGCGCTCTCCACGCGTTTCGTCGGCCTCGGCAACTTCGCCAAGGCGTTTCAGGATCCGGTGTTCCTGCGCGCGCTGGCAAACACGGCCATCTACGCGGTCATCGTCATCCCCTTCGGTGTGTTTCTGGCGCTTGGCGTGGCCCTGCTCGTCTATAATCGCAAGCGCAGCCGCGCCTTCTGGGAAGTCGCCTATTTCCTGCCCGTCACTGCAACGCTCGTCGCCATGGCAACCGTGTGGCAATTCCTGCTGCACCCCTCGCTCGGCCCGGTGAATGCCGCGATCAAATGGCTGGGTTTCGAACCCGTCGCTTTCCTTTCCAATCCCGTCCTTCTCATTCCCACCATGGCGCTGATCGGCATCTGGCAGGTTCTGGGCTTCAACATGGTGCTGTTCCTTGCCGGCCTTACCGCCATTTCGAAGGATCTGCATGAGGCAGCGCGGCTGGACGGAGCAAAGAACCCCATAGACCGGTTCCTGACGGTGACATGGCCGATGCTTGGGCCGACGACCATGTTCGTGGTGGTCACCACCTCCATCTCGGCCTTCAAGGTATTCGAGACGGTCGCCGTGCTGACCAAGGGCCGTTTCGGTTCGGAAACCCTGCTGTTCGATCTTTATCTTGAGGGTTTCGAATATTCCAACACCGGTTATGCGGCGGCGCTGACCATTATCTTCCTCGCGATCGTGCTGGTCCTGTCGATAGGTCAGACGCTGCATATGGACCGGAAGGTGCATTACTGA
- a CDS encoding carbohydrate ABC transporter permease, with amino-acid sequence MAALRKYFPHLVLALGAFVMLLPFYWMMLTSIRSPAEIFNVSLWPIPEKFDAVENYARAAGQVPMARFMLNGVIVCVGILIVQVLTSVPAAYALAKLRFPGRKLLLGLVIAALCVPIQALALPLFVGLAKTQLLNTYFAMMMPFFLSVFAIFLFNQSFRSYPDEIIEAARMDGFSEMEICWGLVLRGSLPSLAAFSVFSLVAHWNDLYWPMIVVSDTNLAPPPLGMMFFADVESGANYGALMAGATLITAPMVLCFLLARRHFIAGITMTGVK; translated from the coding sequence ATGGCCGCTCTCCGCAAATATTTCCCGCATCTGGTGCTGGCGCTCGGCGCATTCGTGATGCTCCTGCCGTTCTACTGGATGATGCTGACGTCGATCCGCTCACCGGCGGAAATATTCAACGTCTCGCTCTGGCCGATTCCCGAAAAATTCGACGCGGTGGAAAACTATGCCCGGGCGGCGGGGCAGGTACCGATGGCGCGCTTCATGCTGAATGGCGTCATCGTCTGCGTCGGCATTCTTATTGTTCAGGTGCTGACCTCGGTTCCGGCGGCCTATGCGCTGGCGAAGCTCCGGTTTCCGGGCCGCAAGCTGCTCCTGGGCCTCGTCATCGCCGCACTCTGCGTTCCCATCCAGGCGCTGGCGCTGCCGCTTTTCGTCGGGCTGGCGAAAACGCAGCTCCTCAACACCTATTTTGCGATGATGATGCCGTTCTTCCTCTCGGTCTTCGCCATCTTCCTGTTCAACCAGTCCTTCCGCAGCTACCCGGATGAAATCATCGAGGCGGCACGCATGGATGGTTTTTCGGAAATGGAAATTTGCTGGGGGCTCGTCCTGCGTGGCTCGCTGCCTTCGCTCGCCGCTTTTTCGGTCTTCTCGCTCGTTGCCCACTGGAACGACCTCTATTGGCCGATGATCGTGGTCTCCGATACCAATCTCGCCCCGCCGCCGCTTGGCATGATGTTCTTTGCCGACGTTGAATCCGGCGCGAACTACGGCGCGCTGATGGCGGGCGCCACACTGATTACCGCGCCGATGGTGCTGTGCTTCCTCCTCGCACGCCGCCATTTCATCGCCGGTATTACCATGACCGGCGTCAAGTGA
- a CDS encoding alpha/beta hydrolase: MPIRFVAVIAIVALLAGCGGRPIGVMTPTGQTVAGTTPVNLLVATTRAPSENTAVLFGGERGTGLKVDAVTISIPPNANRKVGQVQWPKKLPPNPLKDFTTVAVEPIRSEAETRSWIGKHIAKDRRVLVFVHGFNNRYEESVYRFAQIVHDSGTDVVPVVFTWPSRASIFDYNYDKESTNYSRDALEEMLTRLAKDKSIGEVTVMAHSMGTWLAVEALRQMAIRNGRVDPKISNVILAAPDLDVDVFSRQFASLGKTPPKFTLFVSQDDRALSLSRRISGNVDRLGQIDPSVEPYSSQLEKAGITVLDLTKLQSGDRLNHGKFAESPEVVRLIGDRLIAGQTVTDSDVGLGEALGAVSIGAAQTVGTAASVVVSAPIAVFDPRTRENYGRQVERLGRSMENTVGSVGDTAGSVVDDQALQSSRVNCDAAANRNRAECRNR; this comes from the coding sequence ATGCCCATTCGCTTCGTGGCCGTAATTGCGATTGTCGCCCTGCTCGCAGGCTGTGGTGGGCGTCCCATCGGAGTCATGACGCCGACGGGGCAGACGGTGGCGGGCACGACGCCGGTCAATCTTCTGGTTGCCACCACGCGTGCGCCATCGGAAAACACCGCCGTGCTTTTTGGCGGTGAGCGTGGAACGGGCCTGAAGGTCGATGCTGTCACCATTTCCATTCCACCCAATGCCAACCGCAAAGTTGGGCAGGTGCAATGGCCGAAAAAACTGCCGCCGAACCCACTGAAGGATTTCACTACGGTGGCGGTGGAGCCTATTCGTTCTGAAGCCGAAACCAGAAGCTGGATCGGTAAACATATCGCGAAGGACCGCCGCGTGCTGGTCTTCGTGCATGGTTTCAACAATCGCTACGAAGAATCCGTTTATCGCTTCGCCCAGATCGTTCATGATTCAGGCACGGATGTTGTGCCCGTCGTCTTCACCTGGCCATCACGGGCAAGCATTTTCGACTATAACTACGACAAAGAAAGCACCAATTATTCCCGCGATGCGCTTGAAGAGATGCTGACCCGCCTGGCCAAGGACAAGTCCATCGGCGAGGTCACCGTCATGGCGCATTCCATGGGTACCTGGCTTGCGGTGGAAGCGCTGCGCCAGATGGCCATCCGCAACGGCCGGGTCGATCCGAAGATCAGCAACGTCATTCTTGCCGCGCCGGATCTCGATGTGGACGTCTTCAGCCGGCAATTTGCAAGTCTTGGCAAGACGCCGCCGAAATTCACCCTTTTCGTTTCACAGGATGACCGCGCACTCAGCCTGTCGCGCCGCATCTCCGGCAATGTCGACCGCCTTGGCCAGATCGATCCATCCGTCGAGCCTTATAGCAGCCAGCTGGAAAAAGCCGGCATCACCGTTCTCGATCTCACCAAGCTGCAATCAGGTGATCGCCTGAACCACGGTAAATTTGCCGAAAGCCCCGAGGTCGTCCGCCTGATCGGCGACCGCCTCATCGCCGGCCAGACGGTGACGGATTCCGATGTCGGTCTGGGTGAGGCGCTTGGCGCGGTCAGCATCGGCGCTGCGCAGACCGTCGGAACGGCGGCCAGCGTGGTGGTCAGCGCGCCGATTGCGGTGTTCGATCCGCGCACGCGGGAAAATTACGGCCGGCAGGTGGAACGCCTCGGGCGCTCCATGGAGAACACAGTCGGATCGGTGGGCGATACGGCCGGTTCCGTGGTGGATGATCAGGCGCTGCAGTCGTCAAGGGTGAACTGCGATGCCGCGGCCAATCGAAACCGGGCGGAATGCCGTAACCGCTAA
- a CDS encoding sensor histidine kinase, with protein sequence MPGLTAGLSGRLLLLTVIFVMIAEVLIFVPSVANMRLSWLRDRLNTAAAAGAVIDGLQAELPRSVQNDTLMATGAKLIALRKDGTSRLLAVAETPPGVDEQYDLSDVSQLAAVRDAFSTLLFGGNRVIRVFDVVGDSDTIIELVLGEYKLRAAMLAYARNVFLISIVLSLVTAGLIFISINRIMIRPIRRLTLGMQHFSEDPGNPERIFVPEEGTDELSVAGRHLADMQTELQKTLRQQKNLVDLGLAVSKINHDMRNILSSAQLMSDRLVDAKDPMVRSFAPKLLRTIDRAVAYTGEVLAYGQATEGAPKRKTVHLSLLVRDVRDILALEPESGIEFHDSVPTDLTVDADAEQLFRVIHNLCRNAVQALQSDTTNAAPRHLSIAAQRAGSVVSIVIDDNGPGMPRKAKENLFSAFRGSARSGGTGLGLVIARELVLAHGGTIALVEKPGPGTQFRIEIADRAATVQAARTA encoded by the coding sequence ATGCCGGGGTTGACCGCTGGTCTTTCGGGACGCCTGCTGTTGCTCACGGTCATTTTCGTGATGATCGCCGAAGTGCTGATCTTTGTGCCTTCCGTCGCCAATATGCGCCTTTCATGGCTGCGGGACCGCCTGAACACGGCGGCTGCCGCCGGCGCTGTGATCGACGGCCTGCAGGCCGAATTGCCACGAAGCGTGCAGAACGACACGCTGATGGCAACCGGGGCAAAGCTGATTGCGCTGCGCAAGGACGGCACGTCGCGCCTGCTGGCGGTGGCGGAAACGCCGCCCGGGGTGGACGAGCAATATGATCTTTCCGATGTTTCGCAGCTGGCGGCGGTTCGCGATGCGTTTTCCACATTGCTGTTCGGCGGCAACCGCGTCATCCGCGTTTTCGATGTCGTCGGCGACAGTGACACCATCATCGAGCTGGTGCTCGGCGAATACAAGCTGCGGGCCGCCATGCTCGCCTATGCCCGCAATGTGTTCCTGATCTCCATCGTCCTGTCACTCGTCACCGCCGGCCTCATCTTTATCTCCATCAACCGCATCATGATCCGGCCCATACGGCGGCTGACGCTCGGCATGCAGCATTTCTCGGAAGATCCGGGCAATCCGGAGCGTATCTTCGTGCCGGAAGAAGGCACCGACGAACTGTCGGTTGCTGGCCGTCACCTCGCCGACATGCAGACGGAACTGCAGAAAACGCTCAGGCAACAGAAGAACCTGGTCGATCTCGGCCTCGCCGTTTCCAAGATCAACCACGACATGCGCAATATCCTCTCATCCGCGCAGCTCATGTCTGACCGCCTGGTGGATGCCAAGGACCCGATGGTCCGCAGTTTCGCTCCGAAACTGCTGCGCACCATTGACCGCGCCGTGGCCTACACGGGTGAAGTTCTGGCCTATGGGCAGGCAACCGAGGGTGCGCCGAAACGCAAGACGGTTCATTTGAGCCTTCTGGTTCGGGATGTACGCGATATTCTGGCGCTCGAGCCGGAGAGCGGCATCGAGTTTCATGACAGTGTCCCCACCGATCTGACCGTCGACGCGGATGCCGAGCAACTGTTCCGGGTGATCCACAATCTCTGTCGCAACGCCGTTCAGGCCCTGCAATCGGATACGACAAATGCCGCGCCGCGACATCTGTCCATTGCTGCTCAAAGGGCCGGCAGTGTCGTCAGCATCGTCATCGACGACAACGGGCCGGGAATGCCACGTAAAGCAAAGGAGAACCTGTTCTCCGCTTTCCGCGGGTCGGCCCGCTCCGGCGGCACCGGCCTCGGTCTCGTCATTGCCCGCGAACTGGTGCTTGCCCACGGCGGTACCATAGCGCTTGTCGAGAAGCCCGGCCCGGGCACGCAGTTCCGCATCGAGATCGCTGACCGCGCCGCCACTGTGCAGGCGGCCAGAACCGCCTGA
- a CDS encoding phosphodiesterase: MKIIQITDTHLVPPGIAVNGVDPEKQLRAAVADIVEKHADADLLVMTGDLCNYGEPEAYELLRDILAPVSVPVRLMLGNHDRRPEFVAAFPEQPRDDNGYIQSFIDTDFGRLLFLDSHEADVIGGRYGVDRLAWLESALESAGELPVTVFIHHPPMDCGIRHFEHIGMHDDGAIMRRLAAHPAGVRHIIFGHIHVPMAGTTAEGIAYSSGQACAHRFITDIDVLDPLWTGGNPCYRVITMGAFGLRAYDAEVGQVVLGQAPICEGP, from the coding sequence ATGAAGATCATCCAGATCACCGACACCCATCTCGTCCCCCCCGGCATCGCTGTAAACGGCGTCGATCCGGAAAAGCAGCTGCGCGCGGCGGTGGCCGATATTGTCGAAAAACATGCCGACGCCGATCTTCTTGTCATGACAGGTGATCTCTGCAATTACGGCGAACCGGAAGCCTATGAACTGCTACGCGATATTCTCGCGCCCGTCTCCGTGCCCGTGCGGCTGATGCTTGGCAACCACGACCGGCGTCCGGAATTTGTTGCAGCTTTCCCGGAACAGCCGCGCGACGATAATGGCTATATCCAGTCCTTTATCGATACGGACTTCGGCCGACTGCTGTTTTTAGACAGCCACGAAGCCGATGTCATCGGCGGCAGGTATGGCGTGGATCGCCTGGCATGGCTGGAGAGTGCGCTGGAAAGCGCGGGCGAGCTACCGGTGACGGTGTTCATTCACCACCCGCCGATGGATTGCGGCATCCGCCATTTCGAACATATTGGCATGCATGATGATGGCGCCATCATGCGCCGCCTCGCGGCCCACCCGGCCGGTGTGCGTCATATCATTTTTGGCCATATCCATGTGCCTATGGCCGGCACGACGGCCGAAGGCATAGCCTACAGCTCCGGTCAGGCCTGCGCGCATCGTTTCATCACCGATATTGATGTTCTCGATCCGCTGTGGACGGGTGGCAACCCCTGTTACCGGGTCATCACAATGGGTGCATTCGGCCTGCGCGCCTATGATGCCGAAGTGGGGCAGGTTGTGCTTGGTCAGGCCCCCATCTGCGAAGGCCCCTGA